Part of the Nicotiana sylvestris chromosome 2, ASM39365v2, whole genome shotgun sequence genome, AGTTTTGATCAACGCGAATGACCGTTGGAACTATTATGTCTGTTTCCAAACGTTAGGGTAAAGGTGAAATAGTTGCTCAATTACGCGCGTGGATGAGTCAAAATATTTCAACTTTAGCAAAAATgcttttgtcttattttttgttttttatttctttttaaaaataaaaaaattaaagcgGATCCAAGAAAAGAAGACCGTTCATCGATATCGCTGCATCATTTACacattcaaagttccaacaaacAAATACCCTCTATACTAAAACACGCAAACTGAAGAGAGTTACAGTATCTTCACTTACTCTTTCATACCCCCCTATAACTTCCCCTAGCCCCCTACCCCCTTTCTTCCAGGCGCATAGATAGGGACCTCATTTTGGAGACTAGTCCTTCTCCTTTGTCAATTTGAGGAGATAGGCATAGCATTCTTGAAAACCAATAGTTAGAGATTATACTGAGCGAGAACAGAGTAAAAAAAACTCAGCTCTTTGTGTTTGTTAGATGCAACAATGGTTGCTGGCAAAGTAAAAACGGCTATGGGTTTACAGAAATCACCTGCAAATCCAAAGCCATCAAAGCAAGATTCAGTTCCCAAGCCTCCTTCTCCTTCACCCAGCTGCACAAAACAGCAGACTACTCCCAAAAGTGCAGGATTTTCTCGCTCTTTCGGTGTTTACTTTCCCCGTTCCTCCGCCCAAGTCCAGCCTCGTCCACCGGACGTTGCAGAGCTCCTACGCTTAGTCGAAGAGTTACGTGAAAGAGAGTCCCGTTTGAAGACAGAACTCCTCGAGAAGAAACTGCTTAAAGAATCAGTAGCTATTCTTCCAGTGTTGGAGAGTGAGATCAACCTAAAAGATGCAGAAATCGAACGGAAAAAACGAATGATTGAATGCTTGGGAGTGGAAAATGAAAGGCTTAGACAAGAAGTAGAGATGTTGCACATTGAGCTGGTGAAGCAAAACGGGAGGCATGAAGAGAGGGTAAAAGCTATGGAAGCTGAAATTTCTGAGCTGAAGAAAGCTAATGAAGAGTTATCAGCTCATAGGCTTGTGGATGCTGTAACAAATGGTGCTCAAAACAAATCTAACATGACCAAGTATTTGAGAAAATGCGTGACTCAACCTAGCATTAGTGTGACTTCGAAACCAGACTGTGAGATGAAAGAGGAAATAGTTGGTGCAATGGAAATGTGTGACAGGCCTAGGCATTCTCGGAGTAATTCCGACGAGTTAGCTGAGATATCTGCTGGCATTATGAGTTTGAGATCACGTGTTCCCCGTGTTCCTAAACCACCACCACGGCCATCGTCGACGCTATTGCcatcatcatcctcatcgtcGTCgttatcttcttcttcatcttccccgTCATATAGTTCTTTATCAGATTCAGCTGAACGTGCTTTAGCTGAAATTTCAAACATTCCACCTCCACCACCTCCGCCGCCCACTACAGCGTCCAAAATGGTGGCAACAGTTCCTCCACCGCCGCCTCCGCCACCACCGTCAGCGGCGGTGGTCAAAACAGGCACACCTCCACCTCCACCACCACCTCCGAAAGGATTAAAGCCTTTGCCAGCAAAGGTTAGGCGTATACCTGAAGTAGTGGAATTTTATCACTCTCTAATGCGGAGGGACTGCCGGAGAGATTCCGGTGCCGGAGTTAGTGGTGCCGCTGATGCTCCAGCGACAGCCACGGCGAAGGATATGATCGGAGAAATTGAGAACCGGTCTGCCTATTTACTGGCGGTAAGTTCTTTGGCCATGGTTATTGTGCTAAATTACTGCTTTGCCATTTCCTTGTTGCATTACTGTCAGTGAAAATGACTAGTCTGTGATGTCTTTTTCTGGTACCCCTATTGCACTTTTTCTTGGAATTTTGCTTAGTTTCTTACAAGATAAGACAGTATGTAGATTCGAATCAATATTGGTAGAGGTAAAAAGTGCAATTATGAATCAGGAAAAGCTGTAATTTCATCAACTCACTCTGGGCAATTTAGTCAATTTGAAAGAATAATCGCTTTCACAATCTTTATGAATGACATGGGATTATAAGTgaaaactgtttttttttttcagatCTGATATTAGTATTTGAACaaaaattttgggattttgataaTTGCATACTAAGTGCTAATAACTTCATTTCTTTCGTTTAACAGTAAAAACATAAAATAGTTGAAGATATTTATCAAAATGTATTTCTTTGACTGTTGGGAAGTAAAATTGGACTAAAATTGTGGAATTGATGGGAGTATTTGAGAAAATAGAATGACATATTAATGAGCTCGCCTAAAGATGGTTGAAAGTAAAGGGCTACTAACTTTAGTAAACTTCAAAACTGTGATGtaaaatcttttagaaattgtagCATTTAATAAGGATTAACTGTAAAATTTCATTTGTATGGATAGTATATTTAATTTCTGATTATATTCCCCTTTTTGTTTCCTTGATTGCAGATTAAAACAGATGTTGAGACACAAGGAGATTTTATAAGGTTTTTGATCAAAGAAGTGGAAAATGCTGCATTCGCAGATATTGAGGATGTTGTGCCTTTTGTAAAATGGCTTGATGATGAGCTCTCTTACCTGGTAAAGTTCTATTCATTATTTGGCATGCTAATTTATATATTCTTCTCAATCAATCATAATAACTTGAAGTTTTTACAGGTTGATGAAAGGGCTGTTCTGAAACACTTCGAATGGCCGGAGCAAAAGGCTGATGCATTGAGAGAAGCTGCATTTGGATATTGTGATCTAAAGAAACTTGAATCTGAGGCATCCTCCTTTCGCGACAATCCCAGACAACCTTGTGGCACAGCTCTTAAGAAAATGCAGGCCTTATTTGAGAAGTACAAATTTGCTCCATTTCTtaatttactgttatttttattttagttctAAATTAATTAAAGAGAACTTGCATCATAAATGAGACATGGTAGTTATTGGTTGTTCTCCATTCTAATGTCCATTTTTGTCATTTAAACAGATTAGAGCATGGACTTTACAATTTGTCAAGAATGAGAGAATCAGCTTCAAAGAGATATAAAGTATTCCAAATTCCAATTGAGTGGATGCTGGATACTGGTTATGTTACTcaggtaattaatatttttcttGTCTGCTTTATGATCTCTACGTATATTGTAGTTGTTTGATGTATTATTTTCCAATTGATGTTCCATATAAAAATGTCTTAACAATATGTTAAGTTGACTTGGGACCTCAattcttgccatcttttctgGTAGCGCTTCTTTTGGTGCCTTTAAAATCTTTTACTGACTATTTAAAAAAGAGACTTGTGATAGTTCCCAAAAGGCTCTAAAAATTAATGCATAATGCACTGAAGCTAGGTGTGTTGAAACTTCGTTCTTGAATTTTCTAGAAAAACAGAAgggaaataaaattaaaaaaaaaagcagaATGGTAATAGAAGATGGTTCCTGGTGTAACTGGTGTGGTCCATGGAGGTTTAGTTCATGCCGTTGAATAATGGATAGCCAAAGCAAGTAGCATGGGATAATATCTGTTTTGTATTATTCTAAGAGTAGAGGTTACTAGAAGACAGAAATTATGGGGAAGTTTTGCCTTATTAACTATGCCCATGCCTGTAAGCGCACATGCCAAGTTCCCAGTTTTCCAAAACCTATTTGCTTGTCTGCATCCCTTTTTATACTAGTGTTGGTAGTAAGTAGGAAAAAAAGGAATCAGATTCTTAGTGTTGACCTTTTATAGATCCCTATGATTTTTATAATGTCACACTAAGATAGATCTGCATATTTTAATGGCAAATTAACCCGAAACTTCTTTATTGTGTTGGTCTAAGCAGTCAACAGTGAGCAAAGAGCCTCTAGCAGGAAGAAGCTTCCTAATTGGCAATATCTTGTTTCTTTACTTTCCCATTCATGGTTTTCAAGATCTATCAAGATTTATCAATGCTAATAAAATTTGTCCAAAATATAATTGAGCTACATTACCCTTCCTATGGCGGATACAATATTTTATCAATGCtaatataattttattttctttctttgccttttcttttttatgtgaaaatgttCATAAGTTTTAAATACCTAAACATGGATTGAACTTCTGAGCTTTTTGGTCAATTATTGATCTTAGCAATTGAGGTTTTCTGCACAGTGATATCTAGTTTGTTGGTATTTGTCCCTGCAAGATGACATAATTAAGAGCAGGCAAAGTTCACAGACATTCTACTTGCCTGCAATATTTattgttttcctcttttttcaCTGTTATGTGGGGCAAAAcgtatagtatatatagtattaaTAACCTTCCCATTTCTTGCAAACCGTGTGGTCTCAAATTTTGTACCATGCTGCTGCTGCTTTGATTGAGAAATAACACAAAGAGGGAATTGGTGATAACGTGAGGTAGTTGTGTTGTTTTGTTTTCGCATTATTGCAGATAAAGCTGGCATCAGTAAAATTAGCCATGAAGTACATGAAGAGGGTATCCgcagagttagaaatggttggtGGTGGTCCCGAAGAAGAAGAGCTTATGATTCAAGGCGTTAGGTTTGCCTTTCGAGTACATCAGGTATAATAAAGAATTGTTTACacaaaaaaagaaacaaacattTTAATCAAAATTTTCTTTCACATGCTGTCTTGTACTAATTAATTTTGTGCTattatgtgtttttttttttgtttttgtcaagTTTGCGGGAGGTTTTGATGTGGAGACAATGAGAGCATTCCAAGAGTTGAGAGACAAAGCAACATCTTGCCATGTACAATGTCAaaatcagcaacagcagcaacacaaATATGTTTGCAGATTTACACCTTGCTAATTAACAATCTGTAGCAAACTCAGCTTCAGAATGCTGTTATTTTTGTTGTAAAGAGTGACATGTATGTGAATATACCAATGGCAGTAGCCATTTTTCTGCATAAACAGTTATTAATTTATTCATAATTCGTGCCAAAATGGACTCTTCATCAGTTCATAACTTGTCCTTACAGACATCTGATTACCATAATAGTTTATTTTACCGAATTAATCTGTTAACCCTCTAGCTAATTTAAAATGCCTCAGTACTATAACTTGAAGTCATAGCTTTGATGAATTAACACCTAATCTGAAACAGTTGCAAAACAGTTTGGAGGAAGACTTGTATTCGTTTAGGTTCGTAGAGTTGGTTAAATGCTACTTCTATCTCACAATATATGCTCAAGTTTCAAAAATAACTTCTACCATTTCAAATTCAATATTTGAAGTTTTAAACATATGtctgcttttattatttttttcttttttctttttcttttttcttcactTTCCTTGACATAAAACCAAAACTGGAACCTGGAAGATACGTTTTCTTTATGCTTTTTTTCTTGAAAGAGGAGAAAGGAGGAGAACAAGCAAAATTTCTGTTGTTTTGCACGTAAAgtataaaaagaaaatgaaaattgtCGAAATATCTTAACTTTGCGCCAATTTTCTGTCCAAAACCATGGATAACctcttatttttcttattatcTCTTCCAACTGAGAAACTTTTTAATTTTATCCCTCTTTATTTGGAAAAAAATAAAAGCTTCTCATCTTGTTTCTTTGCAAACTTGAAACACTATGCAAATTTTCTAaaaatttctttttcattcttttggGTGGGAAAGGGGGTCTATGGaaacattcctttttattttGCGCTCAATTCTCAAAACATAATATGGAGAAAAATCTGTCCAGTATTTGAAATCACAAACCTCCACAAaattttagcaaatttcatggatGGTCATTTAGCTTTGTGCTCATCACTCAGAaattataattctttcttttgttttgtaaGAATTATTTTACTTTGATTGCTTCACttatcacaaaaataactttAATTAGTATTTGTGTAAAACCTACCTGAAatgtgagaaaaatgaaaaaaatgattcTTATATTTAAGGGTAAGCTAAAAATGGACCCTTAAATTACTCCTTAGCGGTCTGATCCCATATCACTACAATAAATTCGATTATCAGTTACAAATTATTTTGTCACgtaaaattaatatttcatcaCAAAAAAATTTCTTGACAAAAAAAAAATCGTCAATCATTCGTCTTTAAATGTGCGTCACTAAAGATATACAAAGACAACTTAGTGATTCGTCACTAAATAAAGTTATTTTAACTATGAAATTGATTTTCGTCCCCAAACGTATAGTATTTGTCACGAACTTATTTGTCAAAAAAAGTATGAAATTTTTGTAGTTGATAGTACATTTTCGTCACTAAAGAGGCCATGAATAGCGACGAAACTACCTCGTCACTAActatttagtttaattagtgaCAACATTAATTGTCTCTAAAGTATATGTATTTCGTAGTTGAACACATGTAATTTTGTCACTAAAAACTACCTATTATATACAGAAGATATTTCGTCCTTAAATATAAAAATTAGTGACAAATTTGCTTTAATAAAATTGGTTTAAAATTTTGTAGCTAAGACAATCATTTCATCACTAAAAACATCGCTTCTACTGACAAAATAAAATTGTCACTATAAATTATCATGATCCACGTCAATTGCAattatcataaaataaaaaataatttatagtaaataaggCAATTATGAGAAATAGAAATATATAATAACTTTTCATTGCTAAAAAATCAAACAACATAAAATTATTCTAATATACATTATAATACATTTTCTTTGTATATATAAATGgcccaaaaaataatataaaatgtcTCCAAACTATTCTTTTGCCTTCAAATTCCTCCAAGTCTTTGGCTCACTTTGTTTCTTATTGTTGGAGAACTTTATCCTTCctgtattaaaaaaaaataacaaaggatcaaaagagagaaagaaattagaaaattctAATTGTAATCCAGGTATAATATATCAAAACAATCGAATGCAGAAGAAAAAAGGGGCACATACAATGGAAACCAGAACTTGGTAATAAACTCAATAAGATCTTAAGATTTGACTAACATAATTTCCTGTAACCATCAAAAATTAACATTAGTCTGAGATATAATAACAAGGCTACTTAATGAGTTTGCTTAATGCTTATATATTGGTGTTACTAATATAAGCTTGCTGACAATAAGAACATCTAATTATTTTAAAGATAAGATGCCGCTCTTACATAAAAGAACCTCCAATTAGTTGAAATTGAAATATGACAAAATTTTACAATGGCGATAATgcttaaacaacaacaaaaagaggATTGACATATCTATAATCCAAAAACATCCCCTTTACCAATCACCTAATACAGAGACACAAATTCTCAATTGGGTAACAAACAAGCATCATTATATTGTAACCATATAAAATTTGCTCTGTTTTAAACTtatcatatttttcaaaataacTCATTACATTTCTAATAGTGTCAGAATTTGTGACATGAAATACCAGATATGAAATTTTCAGAAACTAATCAAACCATAAATTTTTTAATCATGACATATAGCTTATATTATCTTTTACACAGAAGAACTGAAAAATACCTTGGAGCAATGCTTGAATTTCCTAGAGGAACtaaattcaagaaaaaatattcttgtgacgacccaaggggtcatcaccgtaattcttccttgttccgtgctcccgaggccttgaaaacctcgcttttagttgcctcgattggcgtgcgcagttcgagcgcgtagccggaaagtttttatgttagaatatgtgaattatgtgaaacatgtgatgaattttggtattaatatgcataatgttgacttcggtcaacattttgggtaaacggatccggacctgtgattcgacggtctcggagggtccgtagaaaaatatgggacttgggcgtgtgcccggaatcaaattctgaggtcccaagcccgagaaatgaatttttgaaagaaattatttttctgaaatttgatatgaaaatttgaaatgaaaaagggggttagaaaatataggtatcgggctcgtattttggttccgacgcccggtacaagtcttaaatatgtgttaagcactatctgtaaagtttggctaaaaacggacgtcatatgacgtgtttcggactaaaaatggagagtttgagttatgaaagttgaagaaagaaaatcatgtgtttgaggcttgatcctatgtatatgatgttattttggcgatttgatcgcacgagtaagtccgtaagatgtttttaaggttgtgtgcatgtttggtttggagccccgagggctcgggtgagttttgaatggggcccgggaggtcttggacttaagaaaatgcaggttcaggtgttgcagacaccagcgcggccgcggtcatttccgcgcggtccgcactggaGCCACGccgccgcgatgcatttttgtgtggtctgcgtggctgagtctgagggctagggtttcaagttaaccagcgcggccgcgcaccaaaacagtgcggtccgcgctggaagggttcagagaagccccacttttctcccactcggcgcggccgcaacacattttagtacggtccgcgccaggtcctcagaaaggtatac contains:
- the LOC104224845 gene encoding protein INCREASED PETAL GROWTH ANISOTROPY 1, giving the protein MVAGKVKTAMGLQKSPANPKPSKQDSVPKPPSPSPSCTKQQTTPKSAGFSRSFGVYFPRSSAQVQPRPPDVAELLRLVEELRERESRLKTELLEKKLLKESVAILPVLESEINLKDAEIERKKRMIECLGVENERLRQEVEMLHIELVKQNGRHEERVKAMEAEISELKKANEELSAHRLVDAVTNGAQNKSNMTKYLRKCVTQPSISVTSKPDCEMKEEIVGAMEMCDRPRHSRSNSDELAEISAGIMSLRSRVPRVPKPPPRPSSTLLPSSSSSSSLSSSSSSPSYSSLSDSAERALAEISNIPPPPPPPPTTASKMVATVPPPPPPPPPSAAVVKTGTPPPPPPPPKGLKPLPAKVRRIPEVVEFYHSLMRRDCRRDSGAGVSGAADAPATATAKDMIGEIENRSAYLLAIKTDVETQGDFIRFLIKEVENAAFADIEDVVPFVKWLDDELSYLVDERAVLKHFEWPEQKADALREAAFGYCDLKKLESEASSFRDNPRQPCGTALKKMQALFEKLEHGLYNLSRMRESASKRYKVFQIPIEWMLDTGYVTQIKLASVKLAMKYMKRVSAELEMVGGGPEEEELMIQGVRFAFRVHQFAGGFDVETMRAFQELRDKATSCHVQCQNQQQQQHKYVCRFTPC